In Seriola aureovittata isolate HTS-2021-v1 ecotype China chromosome 24, ASM2101889v1, whole genome shotgun sequence, the following proteins share a genomic window:
- the xirp2a gene encoding xin actin-binding repeat-containing protein 2 isoform X1 has product MEIQSGNGEEVASTVSATSGFVSRRPSGLQVEASDSPVLREDLQAAKRIERFAIPLDSLKRMFEKPAVANTEVTSVHTSPSKRAMSSSSLTQADETADQSMASPPDAALSADSPGRSRSGLPEDWALSAEDPEAEPVSVKERLAMYQAAVSKKETSSSSSAAMMDESEACSLPGGLASVKRQFENQEFTSSSSQSSVTQIHFQQKSVQEVSSSSQVTVRSSAREVVPATALLHSQQEVVHDQRVHHNNVAGSYGNHYNETVMLVGGEDLPKVSTQALKQQYEKTIEEAAPAKEIKVDVDVSQFQWVPINQSSKASAMTSYDTSSTVKTASASSVTSASSAAYEAADRFPPPPSNLVQVSQEVPEYEYTSQVQESSSQSKCAVNKEQYFKHKSMAELKRLYKHIHPEVRKNLEADFLSQLTDAERKDLESEEMMGDVQQARYIFENDGNGSSRCSSPDGEYVEWEEILKGEVQSMRWMFENKPLDTIKDDTPDEDEVRNIAQQEIIAGKDVRYTAWMFETQPMDALGTETPNSAEQSQKSIDLARGDVRTATWLFETQPLDYLNKIYQEDEQEADAVVTRDITGGDVKTARYLFETQHLDSLGKTETIEESHFLNLKSELEEIKGDVKTTTRMFETQPMCVIRGDSGEILEITTIRREETEEKGDVKTSRWMFETQPLDMINKDPAQVKLICGISMEDNTQGGVNKGRWLFETKTLDTIKDEEWESSRKQREEIIGADVRKHCLIFETQPMDTLKDNANAQNLPCEEIVGGDVQSAKHLFETVPMENLKELLEVGKLTKMVASEEEKGDVRHQKWVFESQPLENIREEKKEITRTVNIEALDKGDVTNYKERFETMDLSKCEGAQKIQVEGVTSGSVKSNRVLFESTPMYAVQDSAGHYHEVKTVRREEIVKGDVRSCRWMFETRPIDEFDDSINKFQIIKGISKQEIESGDVKTAKWLFETQPLDAIKFFSSCEDEERKTEEGVEIEKGDVKTCRWLFETQPMDVLYEKVEKSETDVEEVQKGDVKTCTWLFETQTLDNIRDHTESESETILKTCTVNQEDIQGKDVRLARFLFETENLENITGDDGSSFRRVTEIDVQSGDVSRMKYIFENRSSDIMTSTSEEMMQRLKTQQAEDIQKGNVGNCTWMFENQPIDAIRDDVTEARETRTVTDVQGGDVDKGRFIFETFSLDQIKEESSETDISKLTSIFRDEVERGDVKNYTMMFETQPLYAIRDKEGHYHEVTTVTKEEVMRGDVVGARWLFETKPLDSIRDSEEVYVIKAVTEEGVNKGDVSSARWKFETQPLDEITEEIKERSKTVADIQGGDVKTNKQRFETDEMSQKYIRTVSVSEIQKGDVRSATWMFETRTIDEIHGEGAEYDGMERVTKEEVMKGDVKQSVWLFEKQPLDSIKETDDTELVVTKEEIPQADVKSTTWLFESTPFHEFNESSMEKTEIIGKSIKETLEELYCQKMVDSQGILIETDEIGDVRMAKYKLMNQEAPQIQKEEIIRGDLSNIMMNLLNRREATERGITIDQEERGNINTTVKQLFNQEKGINVEKEEIIRGDIQEAINNLLKDEGSSKRGILIQEDEKGDVRLTIYSLLNKGERTSLEKEDIIQGNVSRTLHRLLSNSGGEDSRRIKVGDTERGNVSFYSTCIESGALDYLRQLQSESDEVEEKAEKEHIIGGDIEETKILLRRNQQQIGRTVAEEDIVPGDVYSTVKVFMMEPAVSYRNLESKDIVKGDLSAAMDSLTQAINQKVVMEKEEVVKGNINTTLRSLEEAQHQAKEMEKPEIVKGDIRGALESLEKSATTKTEVTVEDLVPGDIKGTLKSLEEATQTVKEMEKEEVVKGDIHTAMLSLHEASSEKKIYQHQVSEQGDVKATIQLLMEPTAASKMQRRGSIEGDVKTSIKCLYEGQESTQTEKEEVVKGDVQGAIKCLMERKQYSKPKRMYAAKSKQAKVPMKNPLTVKQREHEQAHEAKSESVADTPAPAVKNLSQSSESQTHTQRHIESKSVKTQVITQEGHSVTEAKADNTAGASQQKSIKEEKQKAQPPQKIQAPKPIMIKNKQTTNNEQTETKAADVNVMKDVQKASQTRISNKQICETKTIKQVQTTVTEKTVTHRQNVTASEQTSTSQKQTENKALAQKQSVRNMKSDHRNLDVKGKGMIKKAKPEIHFPPPPSSPPPPSESELSLPPPPPPVLESPAFPSSRPFNAMQDGDLPPPPPPPPPPVECIKSEPEFFPPPPPPPPPPSAPSASGQDFLPPPPSLQELSAMPQPPPAKSGKPLGRPLFKVPKQPETQKPTIQVKPKWQKKQPTPPPPPAPAPTPAPVPAPVQLLAGQETSMSTDHKEEVKVQEVKKETCKQIETCKQIETCKQIETCKQIETCKRIETSKPIQSESAATKIPSAPAVKPMQRETKRFVPPIKLPPSPDPAPTPNPRPYARKFKTPLMLAEERYRQQRMEKEETDQSRVTTPTSPPVNTPLSAASPELSTAHSAEREVTTEVTRAKVEEAESISKEETLAQHPPAKKTPSQIPLSKPVISVVNKKLAAGSSNVSVEKMHSSEKTLTSADAVKKSQTAHKHQTSSVSQSHHEASHIQVQSCSNVVTSSVAEQQQFIKKSSTRSITATQSAVQENVNLQSQAAVTLKAEDVKNINVPPTQEGKMSPSQPTKIPKVTPSFKVKTFKMPTEKKEEKYDSSGQKDVMKSEMHSQQEKSSVSRTSETNVSQENIQLTSARTEMKTEMKVKEKKSQVTPPAKEVEVHTKKGKQVQKKEAEVKLSPSVTALMPKVTKITSAATHQGQGHVSVTHSQQSMKAEHIQRHEEAAAVVTERQEAVQMQTQQVKQRAVETNKTQIKVGKARGETKCASVKATGKTGQKDEAHSEEITDLERCNAMQRLLAQMKELEGTPSKIDSNAVRMIISELPEWVTGADEKKNLSEIAKQQSKKKLKELMAYVRNIVHTKITFLEQNSTAVEKQGEEEKEEPPAPPVLPKPDKRVFSGASAKMFGFSKTEKKVVEEKMSHQELREGSSPLASIRTPSPTFISIESRRVDSPRRVTPSPPPYKSVGTPPPPPRKSHTPTSTLSRATPSPTMSRSEKLMKLRDSTSKLSGGVTPPPPPPPPPPAPVPESLAAEREQPSPFSDGETLVEQPEQGSVDVAEVGDSMMTVKDKKSFFEEAQRAEVNRTYMRRDPIDIPERLGAEAEEGAEVVTLDLLKEDLPRVDLSKLVNRFESPKPKVYSRKEPIVITERLGSDTEDAEVDPHAQRTDEIPMFKVKAIKDVFETGEHSSQAARELREQIERRESESARSEPAGHSETTLVTEQFCSVDDFGNVTTETMSETRSGSSLTRGNPPSYADVVRGSVPTVAVPPEATTEELLRSFQQSWAESQGVFQNLGFSVTEQRSSQIVTHQHETVVTENSNSRLRTVQGVSEEGVPHGVADRRQTKLP; this is encoded by the exons GAAGTGACAAGCGTCCACACCTCCCCATCCAAAAGAGCGATGTCCAGTAGCAGTCTCACGCAGGCTGACGAGACGGCAGATCAGAGCATGGCCTCACCTCCGGACGCCGCTCTCT ctgcagaCAGCCCAGGTAGATCCAGGTCAGGACTTCCCGAGGACTGGGCCCTGAGCGCCGAGGACCCGGAGGCAGAGCCGGTGTCGGTGAAAGAGCGTCTGGCGATGTATCAGGCTGCCGTGTCCAAGAAAGAAACCAGCAGTTCCTCCTCTGCGGCG ATGATGGATGAGTCGGAGGCGTGTTCGCTGCCTGGTGGCCTGGCCAGCGTGAAGAGACAGTTTGAGAACCAGGAGTTTACGTCCTCGTCCTCCCAGTCCAGCGTCACCCAGATTCATTTCCAACAGAAATCTGTCCAG GAAGTGTCAAGCTCCTCGCAGGTGACGGTGAGAAGCAGTGCCAGGGAGGTCGTCCCCGCCACAGCCCTCCTTCACAGTCAACAAGAG GTGGTCCACGATCAGAGAGTCCACCATAACAATGTGGCTGGCAGTTACGGGAACCATTACAATGAAACAG TTATGCTCGTCGGAGGAGAGGACCTACCAAAGGTTTCCACTCAGGCTTTGAAGCAGCAGTATGAAAAAACGATTGAGGAAGCTGCACCAGCCAAGGAAATTAAG GTTGATGTGGATGTCAGCCAGTTTCAATGGGTACCAATAAACCAGTCCTCCAAAGCTTCAGCAATGACGAGCTACGACACTTCCTCCACGGTAAAGACTGCCTCTGCCTCATCAGTAACGTCCGCCTCGTCGGCGGCTTATGAGGCGGCAGATCGCTTCCCTCCCCCGCCCTCAAACCTGGTGCAGGTGTCGCAGGAAGTCCCCGAGTACGAGTACACTTCCCAGGTTCAGGAGTCATCCTCCCAGAGTAAGTGCGCCGTCAACAAGGAACAATATTTTAAACACAAGAGCATGGCTGAGCTGAAGCGCCTCTACAAGCACATTCATCCGGAGGTCCGCAAGAACCTCGAGGCCGACTTCTTGAGTCAGCTCACCGACGCGGAAAGGAAAGACCTGGAGAGCGAAGAAATGATGGGCGACGTCCAGCAGGCGCGCTACATTTTCGAAAACGACGGCAACGGTTCGAGTAGGTGCTCGAGCCCCGACGGAGAGTACGTGGAGTGGGAGGAGATCCTGAAAGGCGAAGTGCAGTCCATGCGGTGGATGTTCGAAAACAAGCCGCTAGACACGATCAAAGATGACACGCCAGATGAGGATGAGGTGAGGAATATCGCCCAGCAGGAAATCATTGCTGGTAAAGATGTCAGATACACAGCTTGGATGTTCGAGACTCAGCCCATGGACGCTCTTGGGACAGAGACTCCTAATTCAGCTGAGCAGTCACAAAAATCGATAGATCTCGCAAGAGGAGATGTCCGCACCGCTACGTGGCTTTTTGAGACGCAGCCTCTCGATTATTTGAACAAGATCTACCAAGAGGACGAGCAGGAGGCGGACGCCGTCGTCACCAGAGACATCACCGGAGGAGATGTCAAAACCGCCAGGTATCTCTTTGAGACCCAGCATCTGGATTCCCTCGGCAAAACAGAAACCATCGAGGAGAGCCACTTCCTGAACCTGAAGTcggagctggaggagatcaAGGGGGATGTGAAGACGACCACTCGCATGTTTGAGACCCAGCCCATGTGTGTCATCAGGGGGGATTCGGGAGAGATCCTGGAGATCACCACCATCCGCAGGGAGGAGACCGAGGAGAAAGGAGACGTGAAGACGTCACGGTGGATGTTTGAAACCCAGCCCCTGGATATGATCAACAAAGACCCTGCTCAGGTAAAGCTGATATGTGGTATTTCAATGGAGGACAACACTCAAGGCGGCGTGAACAAAGGCAGATGGCTTTTCGAGACGAAGACGCTTGACACCATTAAGGACGAGGAATGGGAGAGCTCCAGGAAGCAAAGGGAGGAGATAATTGGAGCTGATGTAAGGAAACACTGTTTGATTTTTGAGACGCAGCCGATGGATACTCTGAAAGACAACGCCAATGCTCAAAATTTACCCTGCGAGGAGATTGTTGGCGGCGATGTTCAGTCCGCAAAACATCTGTTTGAAACGGTACCCATGGAGAACCTGAAAGAACTGCTTGAAGTGGGAAAACTGACGAAAATGGTTGCATCCGAGGAAGAAAAGGGCGACGTGAGGCATCAGAAGTGGGTCTTTGAAAGCCAGCCGCTGGAGAACAtaagggaggagaagaaggagatcACAAGGACTGTGAACATCGAAGCTCTCGACAAAGGAGACGTGACAAACTATAAAGAAAGGTTTGAAACTATGGATTTAAGCAAGTGTGAAGGCGCACAAAAAATCCAAGTTGAAGGTGTCACGAGCGGATCCGTCAAATCCAATAGAGTTCTTTTCGAATCTACCCCGATGTATGCCGTGCAGGACAGCGCCGGCCATTACCACGAGGTGAAGACCGTGAGGCGGGAGGAGATCGTGAAGGGCGACGTGCGCAGCTGCAGGTGGATGTTTGAGACGCGTCCTATTGACGAGTTCGACGACAGCATCAATAAGTTTCAGATCATCAAAGGTATATCCAAACAGGAGATCGAGTCCGGGGACGTCAAAACAGCCAAGTGGTTGTTTGAAACGCAGCCGCTCGATGCCATTAAATTTTTCAGCAGCTGTGAAGATGAAGAACGTAAAACTGAGGAGGGTGTCGAAATAGAAAAGGGAGACGTGAAGACTTGCAGGTGGCTGTTTGAGACTCAGCCGATGGATGTCCTGTATGAAAAGGTGGAGAAGAGCGAGACTGACGTCGAGGAAGTGCAGAAAGGCGACGTCAAAACGTGCACGTGGCTCTTCGAGACCCAGACGCTCGACAACATACGTGATCACACCGAGTCTGAGTCGGAAACCATTCTGAAGACCTGCACCGTAAACCAAGAAGACATCCAGGGAAAAGACGTGCGACTGGCTCGCTTCCTCTTTGAAACGGAGAATCTCGAAAACATCACGGGAGACGACGGCAGCTCTTTCCGGAGGGTCACCGAAATCGACGTCCAGTCGGGCGACGTTTCGAGGATGAAGTACATCTTCGAGAATCGCTCCTCGGACATCATGACCTCCACCTCTGAGGAAATGATGCAGAGGCTGAAGACGCAGCAGGCCGAGGACATCCAGAAGGGAAACGTCGGCAACTGCACCTGGATGTTTGAGAACCAGCCGATTGATGCCATCCGCgatgacgtcacagaggcgagGGAAACCCGCACCGTGACCGACGTTCAGGGGGGTGACGTTGACAAAGGCCGATTCATCTTCGAGACGTTCTCTCTGGATCAGATCAAAGAGGAATCCTCTGAGACTGATATTTCAAAACTCACAAGTATCTTTCGAGATGAAGTGGAAAGGGGAGATGTGAAAaattacactatgatgtttgaAACTCAGCCGCTGTACGCCATCCGTGACAAGGAGGGCCATTATCATGAAGTGACTACAGTCACCAAAGAAGAAGTCATGAGGGGAGATGTGGTGGGGGCCCGATGGTTGTTTGAAACAAAGCCGCTGGATTCAATTAGAGACTCAGAGGAGGTCTACGTTATTAAAGCTGTGACTGAGGAAGGCGTCAACAAAGGAGACGTTAGCTCTGCCAGATGGAAGTTTGAAACGCAACCTTTGGATGAAattacagaagaaataaaagagagatcAAAAACAGTCGCCGATATCCAAGGCGGTGACGTGAAGACGAACAAGCAGCGGTTTGAAACCGATGAGATGTCTCAAAAGTACATCAGGACCGTCAGCGTGAGCGAGATCCAAAAGGGCGATGTCAGATCCGCCACTTGGATGTTTGAAACCCGCACCATTGATGAGATCCACGGAGAAGGCGCCGAGTACGACGGCATGGAGAGAGTAACAAAGGAGGAAGTAATGAAAGGGGATGTCAAACAGTCAGTGTGGCTCTTTGAGAAACAGCCGCTCGACAGCATCAAAGAGACGGATGACACGGAGCTCGTTGTGACAAAGGAGGAGATTCCACAGGCCGACGTGAAGTCGACGACGTGGCTATTTGAAAGCACCCCGTTCCACGAGTTCAACGAGAGCAGCATGGAAAAGACGGAAATAATAGGCAAAAGTATCAAAGAGACGCTTGAGGAGCTTTACTGTCAGAAAATGGTGGACTCGCAAGGGATCCTCATCGAGACGGATGAGATCGGTGACGTCCGCATGGCGAAGTATAAACTCATGAACCAGGAGGCTCCTCAGATCCAGAAAGAAGAGATCATCAGAGGGGATCTGAGCAACATAATGATGAACCTCCTGAACCGCAGGGAGGCCACGGAGAGGGGGATAACCATCGACCAGGAGGAGCGGGGCAACATCAACACCACCGTGAAGCAGTTATTCAACCAGGAGAAGGGAATCAATGTCGAAAAAGAGGAAATTATCCGCGGTGACATTCAAGAGGCAATAAACAATCTGCTCAAGGATGAAGGCTCCTCCAAGCGTGGCATTCTGATTCAAGAGGACGAGAAAGGAGACGTGAGGCTGACGATCTACTCCCTCTTAAATAAAGGTGAGAGGACTAGTCTGGAGAAAGAGGACATCATCCAAGGGAACGTCAGCAGGACTCTTCACCGTCTTCTCTCCAACTCGGGCGGAGAAGACTCTAGAAGGATAAAGGTGGGAGACACGGAGAGGGGTAACGTCAGCTTTTACTCCACGTGCATCGAGTCCGGCGCCTTGGACTACCTGAGACAGCTTCAGAGCGAATCTGACGAAGTCGAGGAAAAGGCGGAGAAGGAGCACATCATCGGAGGCGACATCGAAGAGACCAAGATCTTGTTGCGGAGGAATCAGCAGCAGATTGGTCGCACCGTGGCGGAGGAAGATATAGTTCCCGGTGACGTATACAGCACTGTTAAAGTCTTCATGATGGAGCCGGCTGTCAGCTACCGAAACCTGGAGTCAAAGGATATTGTTAAAGGTGACCTCAGCGCGGCCATGGACTCGCTGACCCAAGCTATCAATCAGAAAGTGGTAATGGAGAAAGAAGAAGTGGTGAAGGGAAACATAAACACCACGCTGAGGTCTCTGGAGGAGGCCCAGCATCAAGCCAAAGAAATGGAAAAGCCGGAAATAGTCAAGGGAGACATCAGAGGTGCTCTCGAGTCACTGGAGAAATCTGCAACCACTAAAACAGAAGTGACTGTGGAAGATTTAGTGCCAGGAGACATCAAAGGGACCCTGAAGTCCCTGGAGGAGGCGACGCAAACTgtgaaagaaatggaaaaagaggagGTCGTTAAGGGAGACATCCACACCGCCATGCTGAGTTTACACGAGGCGTCGAGCGAGAAAAAGATTTACCAGCATCAAGTGAGCGAACAAGGTGACGTTAAAGCCACGATCCAGCTCTTGATGGAGCCGACGGCGGCTTCGAAAATGCAGCGCAGGGGAAGCATCGAAGGAGACGTTAAGACGTCCATAAAGTGTCTGTACGAAGGGCAGGAGTCGACACAGACGGAAAAAGAGGAGGTGGTAAAAGGGGACGTTCAAGGGGCGATCAAGTGTCTAATGGAAAGAAAACAGTATTCAAAACCGAAACGTATGTACGCGGCCAAGAGTAAGCAAGCAAAAGTGCCCATGAAAAATCCATTAACTGTAAAGCAAAGGGAGCATGAACAGGCACATGAAGCTAAGAGTGAGAGTGTAGCAGACACTCCAGCCCCCGCTGTGAAAAACCTTTCTCAGAGCAGTGAatcacagacgcacacacagaggcacatcGAGAGCaaatcagtgaaaacacaggtaATAACCCAAGAGGGCCACTCTGTTACTGAAGCCAAAGCAGACAATACTGCTGGGGCCTCTCAACAGAAGAGCataaaggaagagaaacagaaagctcAGCCCCCGCAGAAAATACAAGCTCCTAAGCCTATTATGATAAAGAATAAACAAACGACTAATAATGAACAAACAGAGACTAAAGCAGCTGATGTGAATGTGATGAAAGACGTACAAAAGGCATCACAGACAAGAATATCAAACAAGCAAATATGTGAAACCAAGACGATCAAACAGGTGCAGACTACAGTGACGGAGAAAACTGTCACGCACAGGCAGAATGTGACGGCGTCGGAGCAAACGTCGACGTCTCAAAAGCAAACGGAGAATAAGGCTCTCGCACAAAAGCAGAGCGTCAGGAATATGAAGAGCGATCACCGTAACCTTGATGTGAAAGGGAAAGGTATGATCAAAAAGGCAAAACCGGAGATCCacttcccccctcctccctcttccccaccTCCGCCCTCAGAGTCTgagctctccctccctccaccgcCGCCGCCGGTGCTGGAGAGCCCGGCGTTCCCCTCATCGCGACCTTTCAACGCGATGCAGGACGGCGACCTCCCGCCCCCACCTCCGCCACCTCCGCCCCCCGTAGAATGCATAAAGTCTGAGCCTGAAttcttcccccctcctcctcctcctcctcctcctccgtctgcACCCTCTGCAAGCGGACAGGattttctccctccacctccctcgCTGCAAGAGCTGAGTGCGATGCCTCAGCCTCCCCCTGCAAAGTCGGGGAAACCCCTCGGCAGGCCTTTATTCAAAGTGCCAAAGCAACCAGAAACGCAGAAGCCAACCATACAAGTGAAACCCAAATGGCAGAAAAAGCAACCgactcctccaccacctccggCTCCGGCTCCAACTCCAGCTCCGGTTCCGGCTCCAGTTCAGCTCCTTGCTGGTCAGGAAACATCAATGTCAACAGACCACAAAGAAGAGGTTAAAGTTCAGGAGGTGAAAAAGGAAACGTGCAAACAGATTGAAACGTGCAAACAGATCGAAACGTGCAAACAGATTGAAACGTGCAAACAGATTGAAACGTGCAAACGGATTGAAACGAGCAAACCGATCCAGTCTGAATCGGCAGCAACGAAAATACCAAGCGCCCCGGCAGTGAAACCGATGCAGAGAGAGACCAAAAGGTTCGTCCCACCCATCAAACTGCCCCCATCTCCTGACCCTGCGCCAACCCCGAACCCGAGACCTTACGCCCGCAAGTTTAAAACCCCTCTCATGCTCGCAGAGGAACGGTATCGCCAACagaggatggagaaagaggaaacGGATCAGAGTAGAGTCACAACTCCCACTTCCCCACCGGTCAATACCCCCCTCTCTGCCGCCAGTCCTGAGCTTTCTACAGCACACAGCGCCGAGAGAGAGGTGACGACGGAAGTGACGAGGGCAAAGGTCGAAGAAGCCGAGAGCATTTCCAAAGAAGAAACATTGGCACAACACCCACCTGCAAAGAAAACCCCTTCCCAGATCCCTTTGAGCAAGCCCGTGATCTCAGTGGTAAATAAGAAATTAGCCGCCGGATCTTCAAATGTGTCTGTGGAAAAAATGCACTCCTCAGAAAAAACACTCACCTCAGCTGATGCTGTTAAAAAGAGTCAAACCGCACACAAACATCAgacctcctctgtctctcagtctcaccACGAGGCCTCACATATCCAAGTCCAGTCATGCTCGAACGTGGTCACTTCCTCCGTGgcggagcagcagcagtttattaAGAAATCCAGCACCAGGTCTATCACTGCCACACAGAGTGCTGTCcaggaaaatgtaaatcttCAAAGCCAGGCTGCGGTCACATTGAAAGCTGAGGATGTAAAGAATATTAATGTGCCTCCGACACAGGAGGGAAAAATGAGTCCTTCTCAACCCACTAAAATTCCAAAGGTAACTCCGAGTTTCAAGGTGAAAACCTTTAAGATGCCGacggagaagaaagaggaaaagtacGACAGCTCGGGACAAAAGGATgtaatgaaaagtgaaatgcaTTCACAGCAAGAGAAAAGTAGCGTGTCACGGACGAGCGAAACAAATGTGAGTCAGGAAAACATCCAGCTGACATCAGCAAGAACtgagatgaaaacagaaatgaaagtaaaggagaagaaaagtcagGTGACCCCACCTGCGAAGGAAGTCGAGGTTCACACGAAAAAGGGAAAGCAGGTGCAAAAGAAGGAGGCTGAAGTGAAGCTGTCGCCGTCGGTTACGGCTTTAATGCCTAAGGTGACCAAGATAACATCTGCAGCGACTCACCAAGGGCAAGGCCATGTATCTGTCACCCACAGTCAGCAGAGCATGAAGGCAGAGCACATTCAGAGACACGAGGAGGCGGCGGCGGTGGTGACGGAGAGGCAAGAGGCCGTTCAGATGCAGACGCAGCAAGTAAAGCAACGAGCAGTGGAAACAAATAAAACGCAGATAAAGGTGGGGAAGGCGAGAGGTGAGACGAAATGCGCGTCTGTGAAAGCGACGGGGAAAACGGGCCAGAAGGACGAGGCTCATTCAGAAGAAATCACAGATTTAGAGAGATGTAATGCGATGCAGAGGCTGCTCGCTCAAATGAAAGAGCTGGAGGGCACGCCGAGCAAAATAGACTCCAACGCTGTCAGGATGATTATAAGCGAGCTCCCTGAGTGGGTGACGGGCGCGGATGAGAAGAAAAATTTAAGCGAAATAGCTAAACAGCAAAGTAAGAAAAAGTTGAAAGAGTTGATGGCCTATGTGAGGAACATCGTTCACACAAAGATCACGTTCCTGGAGCAGAACTCGACAGCTGTGGAAAagcagggagaagaagagaaagaggaaccGCCGGCGCCACCAGTTCTCCCGAAACCAGACAAGAGGGTTTTCAGCGGCGCATCCGCCAAGATGTTCGGCTTCTCCAAAACTGAGAAGAAAGTGGTGGAAGAGAAGATGTCGCATCAGGAGCTGAGGGAGGGGTCCTCTCCGTTGGCGAGCATCCGCACCCCCTCACCCACCTTCATCAGCATTGAATCGAGGAGGGTGGACTCGCCGCGCAGAGTGACGCCGTCTCCTCCGCCTTACAAATCCGTGGGGACGCCGCCGCCCCCTCCTCGCAAGTCGCACACGCCCACGTCCACCCTCAGCAGGGCCACGCCGTCTCCCACCATGAGCCGCTCGGAGAAGCTGATGAAGCTGAGGGACTCCACATCCAAGCTCTCCGGCGGcgtcacccctcctcctcctcctcctcctcctcctcccgcgCCGGTACCCGAGAGTTTGGCGGCTGAAAGAGAGCAACCGTCCCCGTTCAGCGACGGCGAGACTCTGGTGGAGCAGCCCGAGCAGGGGTCGGTGGATGTCGCAGAAGTGGGTGACTCCATGATGACCGTCAAGGACAAAAAGTCTTTCTTCGAGGAGGCGCAGAGGGCTGAGGTGAACAGGACGTACATGCGGAGGGATCCCATCGATATCCCCGAACGTCTCGGGGCTGAGGCCGAGGAAGGCGCCGAGGTCGTGACCTTAGATCTTCTGAAAGAGGATCTCCCGAGGGTCGACCTGTCGAAGCTGGTGAACAGATTCGAGTCTCCCAAGCCAAAAGTTTACTCCAGGAAGGAGCCGATTGTGATCACAGAGAGGCTGGGGAGCGACACGGAGGACGCAGAGGTCGACCCTCACGCTCAGAGGACCGATGAAATCCCTATGTTCAAAGTCAAAGCGATAAAGGATGTGTTCGAGACGGGAGAGCACAGTTCTCAGGCCGCCCGCGAGCTGAGAGAACAGATAGAACGAAGGGAGTCTGAGTCGGCCCGCTCGGAGCCGGCGGGTCACTCCGAGACGACGCTGGTCACCGAGCAATTCTGCAGCGTCGACGACTTTGGAAACGTGACCACGGAGACGATGAGCGAGACGCGCTCGGGGAGCTCCCTGACCCGCGGTAACCCCCCGTCCTACGCCGACGTGGTGAGAGGCAGCGTCCCGACGGTGGCCGTGCCCCCCGAGGCCACCACCGAGGAACTGCTGAGGAGCTTCCAGCAGTCGTGGGCCGAGAGCCAGGGAGTTTTCCAGAACCTGGGCTTCAGCGTCACGGAGCAGAGGAGCTCGCAGATCGTAACGCATCAGCACGAGACTGTCGTGACGG AAAATTCGAATTCCAGATTGCGAACTGTGCAGGGTGTGTCGGAAGAGGGTGTACCCCATGGAGTCGCTGATCgcagacaaacaaaacttcCATAA